Genomic DNA from uncultured Acetobacterium sp.:
ACAAATCAAGCTCTTGCATTATATACCTTTCTTTTAGTTATAATCTGTGGTTATTTTTTAGAACATCAGATAAATTTATGTGCACTGAGTTTCCTATTTCTTTGACTTATTCCTGAAATTTGAAGGTATAGGTCTTACCATAGTTCGTTTCATCAAAAACAAAAGCGTCCTTCAATCCTGGGGTTGCAATAATTTGATTGTCGGTGGTTACAAAAATAGCTTCAACACCGGGCATACTTTTGACCAGCGCCATCCCTTTGTCCACCCCCAATAAAAACAAGGTTGTTGTCAAACCATCGCCGTCGATTGACGCCGCTGTGACAACAGTGACTTGGGTGAGCCCTGAATCAGCCGGAAACCCGGTAAACGGATCTAAAATATGATGATATTTCTTTCCCGCGGCATCGGTAAAATAGCGTTGGTAATCACCGGAGGTAACAATTGAACCATCTTTTATCGATAAAACACCAAGGTATCCTTCGCCGGGATTTTTAGGATCTTCGACCCCCACGCCAAAGTCTGAACCATTTGCTTTTCCACCCATGACCAAAACGTTTCCGCCTAAGTTTACGATGGCATGATCCACACCTTCTGCTTTTATAACCGCCATCACTTCATCGGCAATGTATCCTTTAGAAACAGAACCTAAGTTGATAATCATGCCCGGGTCGGTTAAATAAACACTCTTATCTTCGGAATTTAACACAATTTTCTGATAGTCGATTTTCTTTTGCGCTTCAGCAATCAGTTCAGGAGATGGCGCTTCTTTAACCTCTGGCGAATGAATTCCCCATAAATCAATCAGTGGACCGGCGGTAGCATCAAAATAACCATCCGAAAGTTGTGAGTATCTAATTCCCTGCTCAATGATTCGATAGGTCGCATCTGAGACTTTTACCGGTTGAACACCGGCATTTTCTTTAATCAACGCCAGATCACTCCCGGTATCAAATGAATTAAGCGTCTTATTCAACTCCTCAATCTTTTTAAATGGCTTATCCAAAAGGGTCTCGTCCGATTCTCCATATAAGGTCACACTGACAAATGTATCCAGCAGAAAATCGCTGCGCGTAACCGTATCGTTATTTTTACATGCCGAAACACTGGTTATCAACAGCACACCCAATGCTGCTATACCCAGCAACTTTGCAACTTGTTTTTTTAATTTTAAATCCCTCATTCTTTACCCCAGTTTCTTAATAAATAAGTGTATTATACCAAAGATACTGAAAAAAAGCATAAAAAAATAGTAAACCCTTTACCATCGCCCATTTTTCATATAAAATAATCGTTATGATAGAAATTATTCAACAAAACATTAAAGGAGCCTCATGAAAAAAAACGAACTTATTATTATCATTATTTTACTTGTAATTAGTATCGGCGGCATCGCTGCTTTTTATATTTTTAATGCAACCAGTCAAGCGCTTTCAGTGCGAGTCAGCCGTCAGGGTCAAGTTTTAGTCATCCTGCCGCTCACAGAAGATCATACCGAAACATTTACTGACGCTTCCGGGTCCAACACGCTTGTTATTTCTGACGGAACGGCCAAAATAACGGAGGCTGATTGCCCCGATCATATTTGTGTGAAAACCTACCCGATTTCCAGTCCCGGGGAAACCATTGTCTGTTTACCTCACAAATTGGTGGTTGAAGTCATTACTGGTGAATCCTGATGAATTCCAAAGCTTACCGACTGGTTATTCTCAGTCTATATGTTGCCATGGCGCTGATCCTCAGTTATGTTGAAAGTCTGATCCCGCTGCCGCTTCCTATTCCCGGTGCAAAACTCGGGCTGCCCAATATCATCACCCTTGTCTCTCTGCTGACACTGGGATGGCCTTTAACCCTGCTGGTGGTCGTGGCCCGGGTTTTATTATCCGGTTTTCTCTTTGGCGGCGGCTTTTCAATTGTGTACAGTCTTGCCGGTGGCCTTTTAAGCTTATTGGTGATGAGCCTGCTGCTCTACTTTTTCAAAGAAAATATCTCATTAATCCTGGTAAGTGTTTTTGGTGCCATTGCCCATAACCTGGGACAGGTCGTCGTGGCTGCGATTGTTGTTCAGACCACCAGCCTGCTGTTATATTTCCTTTTTTTAATGTTACTGGCGATTCCCACTGGTATAATCATCGGAATTGCTGCCCGGGAACTCATGCGGCTGCTTAACAAAACGACTATTTTCAATCGACTGAATCTCCCTCAAAAAAAATAGCCGGTCATTTCTGACCGACTTTTTTTATTTAATCCTTATATCTTGGTAATTGAATCAAAAATTCTGTTCCTTCGCCAACCTGGCTGGTCACTGTTATTTTTCCACTATTGTTGTAAATAATGTGTTTAACAATCGCCAAACCCAGACCTGTGCCGCCTTTTTCCTTTGACCGGCTCTTGTCAACCCGATAGAATCGTTCAAAAATACGGTCAACATCTTTTTCAGGAATTCCGTAACCCTGATCTTTGACCCGAATTATGACATTCTCATTTTCTTCTGACAAAATAACTTCCACCTGATGCCCTGGTTCCGAATATTTAATAGCGTTATCAATGAGATTGATCATCATTTGTCTGAATTCATCGGCGACAAACTCCAACTCAACCGATTTTTCACTGGTTAAGATTAATGACGTTTCTTTTTCTTTTGCCGCAAGCTTTAAAATATCATAAATTTGCATGATTTCCGCATCCATTTGTAATACTTCGAATTTTCGCTCAAACCCCCCCTTGTTTTCCAATTGGGACAAGACCAGGATATCACTCACCAGACGACTAAGACGATCGCTTTCTTCATAAATGATTGCATAGAACCGATCCAGAGTATCCGGATCACTGATATGATTTTCCTGAATGGTTTCGATAAAACCTTTGATGGTGGTAATCGGAGTTTTTAATTCATGGGATACATTTGCCACAAAATCCCGACGCATTTTCTCCAGGTTTTTTAAGAGGGTAATGTCTTCAAAGATAATGATGTGACCATTGATATTACTGTTTTCTTCAATCTGGTTAATATAAACCCGTAAAATCTGATTGGAGTGAATCCGCGATTCAAAACTGGTTTTTTCGGCTTCATCATTTTCCAGGTGAGCCATTAATTCGATAATAAATGATTCCCGATAGACTTCCAGAATATTTTTTCCAATCACTGCTTCATTCATTGGAATCCGCAAAACTTTTCGAGCGGCCTCATTCAAATGAACAATATGATTTTTTTTATCAATCGCGATGACGCCATGATTCATATTGGATAAGATCGATGTCAGTTCGGCATTCTTCTGGTTCATTTCTGCAAATGAATTGTTCAATTGGATAGACATTTGATTAAGCGATTCCACCAGTTCCCCGACCTGATCTTCCCGGATCATTGTCAGTTGTTGACCGTATTTTCCTGACGCTATTTCTCTGGCAAAAACAGCCGCATCTTCCAAAGGTTTTAACTCGCGACTGATAAAATAATTAATCAGAACAATCGTTATGCCAATGGTCAGCAAAATGACAAAAATAATGTTATTGATCATCTCTAACATGGCATCATCCATGGCGTTTACCGGCATGGCAATTCGCAGAACGGCTACTAATACATTGTTTTCATCAAAATACGGCGAGGCCACATAAATCATTTCATTCTTGATCGTATTGGAAAAACGGACCTCAGCAGTTACATTGCCGTTCAATGCACCGATAATTTCGGGACGATTTTTATGGTTTTCCAATTCTCCCAGCCCCTGTACCGATTCGTATATGACATCCCCTTCAGGATTGATAACAGTCATTCGGACATCGCTACTTTGGGCAAAATTATCCAGATCTTCTTTGTTTCCGGTTGCCAGAAAGTCAGGCAGCATATATTTCATAATATAATGATTACTTTTTTTAATATTATCCTCAGTATTCTCGTAATAACTTTGACGAAAACTGATCGTAGTAAACAAACCACTGACCACAATACTGGCGACAATAATCACCATTAATGAAATCGACAGGCGTTTTTTCATAACACGCTCCTACTTCTCAATAAAACGATACCCGACGCCGCGAACTGTTTCGATGTATTTTCGTCCATCCTCGGTTTGTTCCTCGATTTTTTTTCTTAAATACCGAATATGCACATCAACGGTTCTGGTTTCTCCATAATAGTCAAATCCCCAGATTTGATCTAATAATTGATCTCTGGTTAGAACTTGTCCTCGGTGCTTGGCTAAAAAGACCAACAATTCATATTCTTTTAATGTCAGTGCCAGTTTTTCACCATTTTGATAGACTTCAAAAGCCTTTGGTTCGATGTGCAAATCGCCAATGATGATGGATTCATCCTCTTTAGATAACAGAATCTCGGTCCGTCGTAAAACTGCCTTTACCCGGGCACAGAGTTCTTTCACACCAAATGGTTTGGTAATATAGTCATCCGCACCAATTTCCAGCCCCAATACTTTGTCAAATTCCTCACTTTTTGCGGTCAGCATAATAATGGGAATATAAGATATAATCGAATTCGCTCGGATTTCACGACAAATGCTGATGCCGTCTTTCCCTGGCAACATCAGATCCAGGATAATTAAATCCGGTAAGACACTCAAAACCTTTTCGATGGCAATGCCACCGTCTTGTACCCCATCGACTTCAAATCCATGGGTTTCCAGGTTAAATTTTATCAGTTCATATATATTTAACTCATCTTCGATTATTAATATTTTTTTCATGCATACTCCTTGTTTTTTTGTTTAATAAAATTATAACACATCCACGAATTCTATTATGTAAATTTTAGATTAAATTGTAAACTATTACATTTTTTTGAAAACGTTATAGGAAAAATAATGATTGTATTCTTGGTTCCATCTCCATATAATAAAAATATCACATATAATCCTTTATCGCTAAATGAATTACTCCCCTTTTTCATTTAGAAAAACGAGCTGTTTCTTCTGAAGCGGTTCTTTTTTTGCAAAAAATAAGACTGGCTGTATCGCCAGTCTCGGGTTATCTTCAAACCACCGTACCGACCAATTGTTAATCTGTTGTATGCCGCAAGTTCGGACAGGCTATCGCCGTGTCCGCCTTGATGCACACAACATGATGTAACAATTGTCGGTACTACGTTCGTCCTTGTTTACATTCTCCGTCTAGCAAAAAGGCCAGTCTTTTTTTAATTCTTCCGATCCAGATTCCGTTTGGCGGTTTCCATCATCAGCTTAATACGATTGAGCTGATTAACTTCACTTGCTCCCGGGTCATAGTCGATGGGGGCAATATTGGAAAGTGGGTATTTTTGTCGGATCGGCTTGATCATCCCTTTTCCCATCACATGGTTGGGTAGACAGGCGAAGGGTTGCACGCAGACAATGTTCTCGACGCCATCTTCGATTAGTTCCATCATTTCGGCCGTTAAGAACCAGCCTTCCCCGCCCTGATTGCCAAGCGAGATCAGTTCTTGGGCTTTTTTGGCTTTTTTCTCAATGGTGGAGGGCGCATGGAAATGATCGCTGGCAACTAATGCCTCTTTCATATTCTTCCGGGAAAATTCCAATACCTTAATGAGCAGTTTTGCTGATTTCATTGATCTTCTTTTGCCCGACAGTTCTTCGTATTTAAATACCTGGTTGTAACAGCAATATAAGAAGAAATCCATCAGATCCGGCATGACAACCTCGGCGCCTTCGGCTTCCAGCACTGCCTGAAGATTATTATTGGCAGTCGGATGGTATTTTA
This window encodes:
- a CDS encoding FAD:protein FMN transferase; its protein translation is MRDLKLKKQVAKLLGIAALGVLLITSVSACKNNDTVTRSDFLLDTFVSVTLYGESDETLLDKPFKKIEELNKTLNSFDTGSDLALIKENAGVQPVKVSDATYRIIEQGIRYSQLSDGYFDATAGPLIDLWGIHSPEVKEAPSPELIAEAQKKIDYQKIVLNSEDKSVYLTDPGMIINLGSVSKGYIADEVMAVIKAEGVDHAIVNLGGNVLVMGGKANGSDFGVGVEDPKNPGEGYLGVLSIKDGSIVTSGDYQRYFTDAAGKKYHHILDPFTGFPADSGLTQVTVVTAASIDGDGLTTTLFLLGVDKGMALVKSMPGVEAIFVTTDNQIIATPGLKDAFVFDETNYGKTYTFKFQE
- a CDS encoding NusG domain II-containing protein; this translates as MKKNELIIIIILLVISIGGIAAFYIFNATSQALSVRVSRQGQVLVILPLTEDHTETFTDASGSNTLVISDGTAKITEADCPDHICVKTYPISSPGETIVCLPHKLVVEVITGES
- a CDS encoding Gx transporter family protein, translating into MNSKAYRLVILSLYVAMALILSYVESLIPLPLPIPGAKLGLPNIITLVSLLTLGWPLTLLVVVARVLLSGFLFGGGFSIVYSLAGGLLSLLVMSLLLYFFKENISLILVSVFGAIAHNLGQVVVAAIVVQTTSLLLYFLFLMLLAIPTGIIIGIAARELMRLLNKTTIFNRLNLPQKK
- a CDS encoding ATP-binding protein encodes the protein MKKRLSISLMVIIVASIVVSGLFTTISFRQSYYENTEDNIKKSNHYIMKYMLPDFLATGNKEDLDNFAQSSDVRMTVINPEGDVIYESVQGLGELENHKNRPEIIGALNGNVTAEVRFSNTIKNEMIYVASPYFDENNVLVAVLRIAMPVNAMDDAMLEMINNIIFVILLTIGITIVLINYFISRELKPLEDAAVFAREIASGKYGQQLTMIREDQVGELVESLNQMSIQLNNSFAEMNQKNAELTSILSNMNHGVIAIDKKNHIVHLNEAARKVLRIPMNEAVIGKNILEVYRESFIIELMAHLENDEAEKTSFESRIHSNQILRVYINQIEENSNINGHIIIFEDITLLKNLEKMRRDFVANVSHELKTPITTIKGFIETIQENHISDPDTLDRFYAIIYEESDRLSRLVSDILVLSQLENKGGFERKFEVLQMDAEIMQIYDILKLAAKEKETSLILTSEKSVELEFVADEFRQMMINLIDNAIKYSEPGHQVEVILSEENENVIIRVKDQGYGIPEKDVDRIFERFYRVDKSRSKEKGGTGLGLAIVKHIIYNNSGKITVTSQVGEGTEFLIQLPRYKD
- a CDS encoding response regulator transcription factor produces the protein MKKILIIEDELNIYELIKFNLETHGFEVDGVQDGGIAIEKVLSVLPDLIILDLMLPGKDGISICREIRANSIISYIPIIMLTAKSEEFDKVLGLEIGADDYITKPFGVKELCARVKAVLRRTEILLSKEDESIIIGDLHIEPKAFEVYQNGEKLALTLKEYELLVFLAKHRGQVLTRDQLLDQIWGFDYYGETRTVDVHIRYLRKKIEEQTEDGRKYIETVRGVGYRFIEK